The sequence TTGGGTACCAACCCAAGAATCACGAGAAATGCTCCTGTTGCATAAATCACACTGTTTCGCTTCACTCCTGAAAGCTGGACCAAGCCTACGTTTTGGGAATATGCGGTATAGGGGAATGCGTTGAACAACCCACCAAGAACTATGGCTAATCCTTCAGCACGATATCCTTTCGATAAATCTTCTTCTGAAACCTTCTTATCGCTAATATCAGCCAGAGCAAAATAAACTCCTGTAGATTCTACTAAACTCACCATTGCTACTAGTATCATGGTTAGGATTGCCGTTATTTCAAACGTCGGCATTCCAAAGTAGAAAGGTTTTGCCATATGAAACCAGGAGGCATCCCCAACTGCACTAAAATCTACTTTGCCTAGTACAAATGCAACGGCTGTTCCTGCCATCAATCCCAGTAGAATGGAAACAGAGCGGACAAAACCGGTAAAGAATTTATAAAGGATTAATATAAAGAACAACGTTCCAAAAGCAAGAGACAAATTTTCCAATGAACCGAAATCAGCACTCCCTTGTCCACCTGCCATATTGTTCATGGCTACTGGAATCAAGGTAATCCCTATGATCGTTACTACAGAGCCAGTCACTACAGGAGGAAAGAAACGAACCAGTTTCCCAAAGTACTTACTGATTACAATAACGAATAAACCTGAAACCAGAATCGAACCGTAGATCGCTGAAATACCATACTGTCCACCAATCGCGATCATAGGCCCTACAGCCGTAAACGTACATCCGAGTACGACTGGAAGTCCTATCCCAAAGAAACGATTTTTCCATACTTGCAATAAGGTGGCGATCCCACACATGAAGATATCAATGGATACCAGATAAGTCAGCTGTTCTCCCGTTAATCCTAATGCTCCTCCTACGATCAGTGGAACGATGACCGCTCCGGCATACATAGCGAGAACATGTTGAATCCCGAGTGACGCCAGTTTAATAGGCTGATTTTTCATTATACCCGCACCTCCTCTTGCTTAAATGTCACTTTGCCATTTTCAAGGGAATGGATTTCCGCTAATGATTCAACTCTGTATCCTGTTTCACGAACGAGCTTTCCTCCGTCTTGGAAGGACTTTTCTATGACAATCCCGATGCCGGCAACATGGGCGCCTGCTTGCTTAACTAAATCGATTAATCCCAAGGCCGCCTGTCCATTTGCTAAGAAATCGTCAACCAATAGGACACGGTCATTTTCTCCTATGTATTTACTGGAAATCGAGATTGTGTTCTCTTCCTGCTTCGTGTAGGAGTAAACCGTTGATGTAAGAACCCCTTCTGAAAGGGTTAATGATTTACGCTTTCGTGCAAATACAAGTGGAACATTCAATTG is a genomic window of Rossellomorea sp. y25 containing:
- a CDS encoding nucleobase:cation symporter-2 family protein codes for the protein MKNQPIKLASLGIQHVLAMYAGAVIVPLIVGGALGLTGEQLTYLVSIDIFMCGIATLLQVWKNRFFGIGLPVVLGCTFTAVGPMIAIGGQYGISAIYGSILVSGLFVIVISKYFGKLVRFFPPVVTGSVVTIIGITLIPVAMNNMAGGQGSADFGSLENLSLAFGTLFFILILYKFFTGFVRSVSILLGLMAGTAVAFVLGKVDFSAVGDASWFHMAKPFYFGMPTFEITAILTMILVAMVSLVESTGVYFALADISDKKVSEEDLSKGYRAEGLAIVLGGLFNAFPYTAYSQNVGLVQLSGVKRNSVIYATGAFLVILGLVPKIGALTTVIPASVLGGAMVAMFGMVVAYGIKMLSHVNFASQENLLIIACSVGMGLGVTAVPELFAQMPSSIRILTDNGIVAGSITAIGLNMFFNVFSKRKLNVVLNEQKAS
- a CDS encoding xanthine phosphoribosyltransferase, whose protein sequence is MNLLKNKIEDEGVVLSDTVLKVDSFLNHQVDPELMMEIGKEFARRFKDLGITKVLTIESSGIAPGVMAALQLNVPLVFARKRKSLTLSEGVLTSTVYSYTKQEENTISISSKYIGENDRVLLVDDFLANGQAALGLIDLVKQAGAHVAGIGIVIEKSFQDGGKLVRETGYRVESLAEIHSLENGKVTFKQEEVRV